From the genome of Aeromonas hydrophila subsp. hydrophila ATCC 7966:
CTAATGAACCCTATCTTTACCAGCATCGGCCTGCTGCTGTGCAGCAACGTCTTCATGACCTTCGCCTGGTATGCCCACCTCAAGAGCATGAATCACAAACCCTGGATCATCGCCGCCCTGGTGAGCTGGGGCATAGCGCTGTTCGAATACCTGCTGCAGGTACCTGCCAACCGCATCGGCCATACTGTGCTCTCCGTCGGCCAGCTCAAGATCCTGCAGGAGGTGATCACCCTCACCGTGTTCGTCCCCTTCTCCATCTTCTATCTGAAAGAGGATCTGAAATGGGATTACCTGTGGGCCGGCCTGTGCATCCTGGGCGCGGTGTTTTTTGTCTTTCGCGAGAAACTCACCGGCGCCTGACGCTGTACACTCAATGACATTCGATGTAATTGCATCTGCTTGATAGACGAGGCAAAACCAATGGAATTGCGAGACATGCTACAGATCCTGGCCAAGCAGGATGGCTCCGACCTCTATCTGTCGACCGGCGCCCCCCCTTGCGCCAAGTTCAACGGCGGCCTGCGTCCGCTCAGTGAGACGCCGCTCGAGCCCGGCGAGGTGGCCAGAATAGCCGACGCCATCATGGACGGCGAGCAAAAGCAGCAGTTCGAGCGGGAGCTGGAGATGAACCTCGCCATCTCGCTGCCCCAGATCGGCCGCTTTCGGATCAACATCTTCAAGCAGCGCAACGAAGTGTCGCTGGTGGCGCGCAACATCAAGACCGAGATCCCCCGCTTCGAGGATCTGAAACTGCCCCCCGTGCTGCTCGACACCATCATGGAGAAGCGCGGCCTGGTGCTGTTCGTCGGCGGTACCGGCTCGGGCAAGTCCACCTCGCTCGCGGCACTCATCGATCACCGCAACCGCAACAGCGGCGGCCACATCATCACCATCGAGGATCCGGTGGAGTTCGTGCACCGTCACCGCAAGAGCATCATCAACCAGCGCGAGGTGGGGGTGGACACCCGCAGCTTCCACGCTGCCCTCAAAAACACCCTGCGCCAGGCGCCGGACGTCATCCTCATCGGCGAGATCCGCGATCGCGAGACCATGGAGCATGCGCTGGCCTTCTCCGAGACCGGCCACCTGGCCATCTCCACCCTGCACGCCAACAACGCCAACCAGGCGCTGGATCGCATCATCAACTTCTTCCCGGAAGAGCGCCGGCCCCAGCTGCTCAACGATCTGGGCAACAACCTCAAGGCCTTTGTCTCCCAGCGGCTGGTCAAAACCAGCGACGGTGGCCGCCGGGCGGCGGTGGAGATCATGCTGGGCACCCACACCATTCGCGACATGATCAAACGCGGCGAATTTGGCGGCCTCAAGGAGGTGATGGAAAAATCCAAGGCCCTCGGCATGGTCACCTTCGACAGCGCCCTGTTCGATCTGGTGGTGGAGGGAGTGATCGACGAGGAGGAGGCGGTGAAGAACGCCGACTCGGCCAACAACCTGCGCCTCAAGATCAAGCTGTGGAAGGAGAAGGGCCAGATCGCCAGCAGCAGCGA
Proteins encoded in this window:
- a CDS encoding DMT family protein, translating into MNPIFTSIGLLLCSNVFMTFAWYAHLKSMNHKPWIIAALVSWGIALFEYLLQVPANRIGHTVLSVGQLKILQEVITLTVFVPFSIFYLKEDLKWDYLWAGLCILGAVFFVFREKLTGA
- the tapW gene encoding type IVa pilus ATPase TapW → MELRDMLQILAKQDGSDLYLSTGAPPCAKFNGGLRPLSETPLEPGEVARIADAIMDGEQKQQFERELEMNLAISLPQIGRFRINIFKQRNEVSLVARNIKTEIPRFEDLKLPPVLLDTIMEKRGLVLFVGGTGSGKSTSLAALIDHRNRNSGGHIITIEDPVEFVHRHRKSIINQREVGVDTRSFHAALKNTLRQAPDVILIGEIRDRETMEHALAFSETGHLAISTLHANNANQALDRIINFFPEERRPQLLNDLGNNLKAFVSQRLVKTSDGGRRAAVEIMLGTHTIRDMIKRGEFGGLKEVMEKSKALGMVTFDSALFDLVVEGVIDEEEAVKNADSANNLRLKIKLWKEKGQIASSSDATGWSLEPTKDEKDDLF